In one window of Chryseobacterium phocaeense DNA:
- a CDS encoding aminoacyl-histidine dipeptidase, whose protein sequence is MELSNIEPQIIWKNFSRLNAVPRPSKKEERVIAFIKEFGENLGLETTVDEVGNVIIKKPATPGMENRKSVVLQSHLDMVCQKNNDVNFDFDTEGIKMEIDGDWVKAKGTTLGADNGLGVATIMSILESSDIPHPAIEALFTIDEETGMTGALGLKPGQLTGEILLNLDTEEDDEIDIGCAGGVDVTITQTYEKEAAKGQIVRIEVKGLQGGHSGMDIHKGFGNSNIILGRLLYNGLAKENVQLISIDSGGLRNAIPREGVALISVRNAQEFIEEATVLKKEILEEFASVEPGLHINIENSTTSDKAISEEDSKKIILTLKSLHNGVYRMSPDVKDLVEASNNVARVELKGGELKILNLTRSSVDSSKYSVAEQLKSVAELAGMKVEFSGSYPGWKPKPGSEIVQLMEKIYTEKFGEKPHVVACHAGLECGIIGANYPEMEMVSFGPTIRGAHSPDERANIPSAQKFWSFTKEILANIPLK, encoded by the coding sequence ATGGAATTATCTAATATAGAACCGCAGATTATCTGGAAAAATTTCTCCAGGCTGAATGCGGTTCCAAGACCCTCTAAAAAAGAAGAAAGAGTCATTGCTTTCATCAAAGAATTTGGTGAAAACCTAGGACTGGAAACTACGGTAGATGAAGTAGGAAATGTGATCATTAAAAAACCGGCAACTCCGGGCATGGAAAACCGTAAATCTGTTGTACTTCAGTCACACCTGGATATGGTGTGCCAGAAGAACAATGATGTGAATTTTGATTTTGACACAGAAGGAATCAAAATGGAGATTGACGGTGACTGGGTAAAGGCAAAGGGAACAACTTTAGGAGCTGATAACGGCTTGGGAGTTGCTACGATCATGTCTATCCTTGAAAGTTCGGATATTCCGCATCCGGCTATTGAAGCACTTTTCACAATAGATGAAGAAACGGGAATGACGGGTGCTTTAGGCTTAAAACCGGGACAGTTGACCGGTGAGATTCTTTTAAACCTTGATACGGAAGAGGATGATGAGATTGACATAGGCTGTGCAGGCGGTGTAGATGTTACCATTACTCAGACTTATGAAAAAGAAGCTGCGAAGGGACAGATTGTAAGAATTGAAGTAAAAGGACTTCAGGGAGGACATTCAGGAATGGATATCCACAAGGGTTTTGGAAACTCCAATATTATTCTGGGAAGACTTCTTTATAATGGTTTGGCCAAGGAGAATGTTCAGCTGATCTCTATTGACAGCGGCGGGTTGAGAAATGCTATTCCTAGAGAAGGGGTTGCGCTTATTTCTGTGAGAAATGCTCAGGAATTCATTGAAGAAGCTACAGTTCTGAAAAAGGAAATCCTGGAAGAGTTTGCATCTGTCGAACCTGGTTTGCACATTAATATCGAGAATTCTACTACTTCGGATAAAGCCATTTCTGAAGAAGATTCAAAGAAAATCATCCTTACCTTAAAGTCTCTTCACAATGGGGTTTACAGAATGAGCCCTGATGTGAAAGACCTCGTGGAAGCTTCCAATAATGTGGCAAGAGTGGAGTTAAAAGGAGGTGAACTTAAGATTTTAAACCTTACGAGATCCTCTGTAGATTCATCTAAATATTCGGTGGCAGAACAGCTTAAATCCGTTGCGGAATTAGCCGGAATGAAGGTGGAATTCAGTGGTTCTTATCCTGGCTGGAAGCCTAAACCGGGTTCTGAAATTGTTCAGCTGATGGAAAAAATCTATACCGAAAAGTTCGGGGAAAAACCTCATGTAGTTGCCTGTCATGCGGGACTGGAATGCGGTATCATCGGAG
- a CDS encoding LURP-one-related/scramblase family protein: MVLKNLNYPLDFKFKISTLSSDFNITDRNGNYVAYVRQKMFKLKEDVIVFNDESKSKELFRIRANQWIDFNASYSLNDLTDNKNYGRLARKGMRSLWKSTYDILDSGDQPKFTVTEDNGWTKFFDGLVSEIPLIGMFTGYFLNPAYTVRGTDGKEYFKLKKMPSFFGRRFQLDRMIDIDDEDESLVILSLLMMVLLERARG; the protein is encoded by the coding sequence ATGGTTCTTAAAAATTTAAACTATCCGCTGGATTTCAAATTTAAAATTTCAACGTTATCCAGTGATTTCAATATTACTGACCGAAACGGCAACTATGTAGCGTACGTACGTCAGAAAATGTTCAAACTGAAGGAAGATGTTATTGTTTTCAATGACGAAAGTAAATCTAAGGAGCTTTTCAGGATCAGAGCCAACCAGTGGATTGACTTCAATGCATCTTATTCTTTAAATGATCTTACTGATAACAAAAACTACGGAAGACTGGCCAGAAAAGGAATGCGCTCATTATGGAAATCTACCTATGATATTCTGGACTCCGGTGACCAACCTAAATTCACTGTTACGGAAGATAATGGATGGACAAAATTCTTTGATGGACTGGTCAGTGAAATTCCACTTATAGGGATGTTTACAGGATACTTTCTTAACCCGGCCTATACGGTAAGAGGTACAGACGGAAAGGAATATTTTAAACTAAAAAAAATGCCGTCATTCTTCGGAAGAAGGTTCCAGCTGGACAGGATGATTGATATTGATGATGAAGACGAAAGCTTAGTAATCTTATCCTTACTGATGATGGTTCTTCTGGAAAGAGCCAGAGGCTAA
- the recR gene encoding recombination mediator RecR produces MDYPSKVLSKAVDEISGLPGIGRKTALRLALHLLKQPSSRAVSLGNSVINLVNEIKYCKECHNFSDFDVCEICSNEKRNDELICIVEDVRDVIAIENTGKFTGKYLILGGKISPMEGVGPNQLNIPSIERKVNEGRVKEFIFALSATMEGDTTAYYIYKKFKNFHVNFSSIARGISVGDELEYADEVSLGRSIINRLPYNEKD; encoded by the coding sequence ATGGATTATCCTAGTAAAGTTTTATCAAAAGCTGTAGATGAAATTTCAGGGCTGCCCGGAATTGGGAGAAAAACAGCTTTGAGACTGGCATTACATCTGTTAAAACAACCCAGCTCCAGGGCCGTTAGTCTTGGAAACTCAGTGATCAACCTTGTCAACGAAATAAAATACTGCAAAGAATGTCACAATTTTTCAGATTTTGATGTCTGTGAGATCTGCAGTAATGAAAAAAGAAATGATGAGCTGATCTGCATTGTAGAAGATGTACGTGATGTGATCGCCATTGAGAACACCGGGAAATTTACCGGGAAATATCTCATCCTGGGCGGGAAAATATCACCTATGGAAGGCGTTGGTCCCAATCAGCTGAATATTCCCAGCATTGAAAGAAAGGTCAATGAAGGCAGGGTGAAAGAATTTATTTTTGCACTCAGTGCTACTATGGAAGGGGATACCACGGCCTACTATATTTATAAAAAATTCAAAAACTTCCATGTGAATTTTTCCAGTATTGCGCGCGGGATTTCCGTAGGTGATGAGCTGGAATACGCAGACGAAGTATCTTTAGGAAGATCCATCATCAACAGATTACCTTACAACGAAAAGGATTAG
- a CDS encoding glycosyltransferase family 2 protein has translation MKLSIIIVNYNVTGLLRNCLQSIRKYTEGENYEVIVIDNASTDASWSDLIPEFPTVHFISSELNGGFAVANNKAIKTANGDYVLLLNPDTELEGFYMKDLLDFADSKPDFGCLGVRMHDAEGNFLPESKRSVPDMFNSFEKLFTNFKRSGSKSYYRSDIDETEIAEVEVVTGAFLLIKRDVYNKIGGLDETYFMYGEDIDLCYTLLRNGYKNYYYGNASLLHHKGESTVKDEVYLERFYGAMQIFIDKYYKESKPMQYSFLKAGLKLRHKIEKIKLK, from the coding sequence ATGAAATTGTCGATAATTATTGTTAATTATAATGTGACCGGGCTGCTGAGAAACTGCCTTCAATCTATCCGGAAATATACCGAAGGGGAAAATTATGAAGTGATTGTCATTGATAATGCCTCTACGGATGCTTCCTGGAGCGATCTTATTCCTGAGTTTCCAACCGTACACTTTATCTCTTCAGAACTTAACGGAGGCTTTGCCGTTGCCAATAATAAAGCGATTAAAACTGCAAACGGAGACTATGTTCTGCTTTTAAACCCTGATACGGAGCTGGAAGGCTTTTATATGAAAGACCTCCTTGATTTTGCAGATTCAAAACCGGATTTCGGATGCCTTGGGGTGAGAATGCATGACGCGGAAGGAAATTTTCTTCCGGAAAGCAAACGTTCTGTTCCTGATATGTTCAATTCTTTTGAGAAGCTGTTTACGAATTTTAAAAGAAGCGGTTCCAAATCGTACTACAGAAGTGATATTGATGAAACTGAAATTGCAGAAGTAGAGGTGGTGACCGGAGCCTTCCTGTTGATCAAAAGAGATGTCTATAATAAAATAGGGGGCCTTGATGAAACCTATTTTATGTACGGAGAAGATATTGATCTTTGTTATACACTGCTGAGAAACGGATATAAAAACTATTATTACGGAAACGCTTCACTTCTTCACCATAAAGGCGAAAGTACGGTTAAAGATGAGGTGTATCTTGAGAGGTTTTACGGAGCGATGCAGATCTTTATAGATAAGTATTATAAGGAATCCAAACCCATGCAATATTCATTTTTGAAAGCAGGGCTGAAGCTTCGCCACAAGATTGAAAAGATCAAACTAAAATAA
- the secG gene encoding preprotein translocase subunit SecG: MDTIFTLLMVLVMIASILLVIIVMAQNPKGGGLSSTFGGASSAQFGVQRTNDFMEKATWTLGAVIIVLILISVVITGKPTTAAPQQQQPVKKEAPAKQTTTPAASTTTPAQQTPVAPAK, translated from the coding sequence ATGGATACTATATTTACACTATTGATGGTTCTTGTTATGATTGCCAGCATCTTATTGGTAATCATCGTTATGGCTCAAAATCCCAAAGGAGGAGGTCTTTCCAGTACTTTCGGAGGTGCATCTTCTGCACAGTTCGGAGTACAGAGAACCAATGATTTCATGGAAAAAGCAACATGGACTCTGGGCGCAGTAATCATCGTTCTTATCCTGATAAGTGTTGTGATCACCGGTAAGCCGACAACAGCAGCGCCACAACAGCAACAACCCGTAAAAAAAGAAGCTCCTGCAAAGCAAACAACTACTCCGGCAGCTTCTACTACTACCCCGGCTCAACAGACACCTGTAGCTCCGGCAAAATAA